A genomic stretch from Falco cherrug isolate bFalChe1 chromosome 1, bFalChe1.pri, whole genome shotgun sequence includes:
- the ARL9 gene encoding ADP-ribosylation factor-like protein 9 isoform X2: MYLPRVLLLIYVVDSADHARLPVAKQLLHQLIQSNSTLPVVVLANKQDLEGAYCITDIHDALALSDIGDKRKMFLIGTHVAEDGSEISSGMKDAKELIAQLILETQ; the protein is encoded by the exons ATGTACTTGCCAAGAGTGCTGTTGCTGATCTATGTGGTGGACTCGGCCGATCATGCCCGACTGCCTGTGGCGAAACAGCTGCTTCATCAACTGATCCAGAGCAACTCCACCCTGCCGGTGGTGGTTCTGGCTAACAAGCAG GACCTCGAAGGTGCATATTGCATCACTGATATCCATGATGCTCTGGCACTGTCTGATATTGGGGACAAGAGAAAGATGTTCTTGATTGGTACCCATGTGGCTGAAGATGGCTCCGAGATCTCCTCTGGCATGAAGGATGCCAAGGAGCTGATAGCGCAGCTCATTTTGGAAACACAGTGA
- the ARL9 gene encoding ADP-ribosylation factor-like protein 9 isoform X1 has protein sequence MCTRPPPAARWGAALAVAGGAAVAAWAWWARARDRACQRSRTAPPAADQGQGHGKQILVLGLDGAGKTSVLQALATNRGKRSVTPTEGFNAICINTEETQMEFLEIGGSESLRSYWKMYLPRVLLLIYVVDSADHARLPVAKQLLHQLIQSNSTLPVVVLANKQDLEGAYCITDIHDALALSDIGDKRKMFLIGTHVAEDGSEISSGMKDAKELIAQLILETQ, from the exons ATGTGcacccgcccgccgcccgccgcccggtGGGGGGCGGCCCTGGCCGTGGCGGGCGGTGCGGCCGTGGCGGCCTGGGCCTGGTGGGCCCGGGCGCGGGACCGAGCCTGCCAGCGGAGCCGGaccgcgccgcccgccgccgacCAG GGTCAGGGACACGGCAAGCAGATCCTGGTGCTGGGcctggatggggctgggaagACCAGCGTGCTCCAGGCCCTGGCGACCAACCGTGGCAAGCGCAGCGTGACTCCCACCGAGGGCTTCAATGCCATCTGCATCAACACTGAAGAGACCCAGATGGAATTCCTGGAGA TCGGGGGCAGTGAATCTCTGCGTTCCTACTGGAAGATGTACTTGCCAAGAGTGCTGTTGCTGATCTATGTGGTGGACTCGGCCGATCATGCCCGACTGCCTGTGGCGAAACAGCTGCTTCATCAACTGATCCAGAGCAACTCCACCCTGCCGGTGGTGGTTCTGGCTAACAAGCAG GACCTCGAAGGTGCATATTGCATCACTGATATCCATGATGCTCTGGCACTGTCTGATATTGGGGACAAGAGAAAGATGTTCTTGATTGGTACCCATGTGGCTGAAGATGGCTCCGAGATCTCCTCTGGCATGAAGGATGCCAAGGAGCTGATAGCGCAGCTCATTTTGGAAACACAGTGA